The following are encoded in a window of Algiphilus aromaticivorans DG1253 genomic DNA:
- a CDS encoding WcaI family glycosyltransferase translates to MSEPPNLRVLIVSLNFSPEETATGKYTGELAQWLASRGHDVDAIAGLPHYPEWRVQAGYAGKGLWKESLEGVTVFRTPHPVPASGSVSAKKRILMELGFSFASLYWWSRILFSRKRYDVVIAICPPLQTAVMPTLYRALRRVPWALHVQDFQVDAALRLGMLKMGKLDRLLFALENFFLRRATRVSSITPSMCRRANEKGADTDRTWLSPNWADITQITPTDRDNRFRKELGVSPDDVLVMYAGAIATKQGLDVLLDAAHEMKDDDRFHFVIVGNGSDRERLEARAAELGLPRLHFMDLQPRARLGEMLGAADIHLVIQKREAADLVMPSKLTNILAAGRPAIATAEQGTALWDALEDGGCGVCTPPGDSAALAKALSKLGTDAGERDAKGLKARQYAEENLDQDAILHAFEQKLFTLVGRKSNTST, encoded by the coding sequence GTGTCAGAGCCGCCCAACCTCCGCGTTCTCATTGTCAGCCTGAACTTCTCCCCGGAAGAAACCGCCACCGGCAAGTACACCGGCGAGCTGGCGCAATGGCTGGCGTCCCGCGGACACGACGTGGATGCCATCGCCGGCCTGCCCCACTATCCCGAATGGCGCGTCCAGGCTGGCTATGCGGGAAAGGGCCTCTGGAAGGAATCCCTCGAAGGCGTCACCGTCTTCCGCACGCCGCATCCCGTCCCAGCCAGCGGAAGCGTCTCCGCGAAGAAACGCATCCTGATGGAGCTGGGCTTCTCCTTCGCCTCGCTGTACTGGTGGTCGCGGATCCTCTTTTCCCGCAAGCGCTACGACGTCGTCATCGCCATCTGCCCGCCGTTGCAGACGGCGGTCATGCCGACGCTCTACCGTGCGCTCCGGCGCGTCCCCTGGGCCCTGCATGTCCAGGATTTCCAGGTCGACGCCGCGTTGCGACTCGGAATGCTGAAGATGGGCAAGCTCGACCGGCTGCTCTTCGCCCTGGAAAACTTCTTCCTCCGCCGCGCGACCCGGGTCTCCTCGATCACGCCCTCCATGTGCCGGCGCGCCAACGAGAAGGGCGCCGACACGGATCGCACCTGGCTATCCCCCAACTGGGCTGATATCACCCAGATCACACCCACGGATCGCGACAACCGCTTCCGAAAGGAGCTCGGTGTCAGCCCGGACGACGTCCTCGTGATGTACGCCGGCGCCATCGCCACCAAGCAAGGGCTGGATGTCCTGCTCGACGCGGCTCACGAGATGAAGGACGACGACCGCTTCCATTTTGTGATCGTGGGCAACGGCTCCGATCGCGAACGCCTGGAAGCGCGAGCCGCGGAACTGGGGCTCCCCCGCCTGCACTTTATGGACCTGCAACCGCGCGCCCGCCTGGGGGAGATGCTGGGTGCTGCCGATATCCATCTGGTGATCCAGAAGCGCGAAGCAGCAGACCTCGTCATGCCCTCCAAGCTGACCAACATCCTCGCGGCTGGTCGCCCCGCCATCGCGACGGCAGAGCAGGGAACGGCCCTGTGGGACGCCCTCGAAGACGGAGGCTGCGGCGTCTGCACGCCCCCTGGAGATAGCGCCGCACTCGCCAAAGCACTAAGCAAACTGGGTACCGATGCTGGCGAGCGCGATGCGAAGGGCCTGAAGGCACGACAGTATGCAGAGGAGAACCTGGACCAGGACGCAATCCTGCATGCCTTCGAGCAGAAGCTCTTCACGTTGGTAGGCCGGAAATCGAACACAAGTACCTGA
- a CDS encoding type II toxin-antitoxin system HicA family toxin, with protein sequence MKRWLEKQGATFEPGKGGHLKVYLNGRRSILPMHSAELKKGTEQAIKKQLGLK encoded by the coding sequence ATGAAGCGGTGGCTCGAGAAGCAGGGAGCGACCTTCGAGCCGGGCAAGGGCGGCCACCTGAAGGTCTACCTGAACGGCCGGCGTTCCATTCTCCCGATGCACTCGGCTGAGCTGAAGAAGGGCACCGAGCAGGCGATCAAGAAGCAGTTAGGGCTGAAATGA
- a CDS encoding NUDIX domain-containing protein, whose amino-acid sequence MSEGAGGYLSEDDFRHAVASVPLVSVDLLVVRDGHLLLGRRRDEPARDTWFVPGGRIRRGEAIADALQRVWWAEIIGDMPAASPQLVGAYEHFYDCAFDGSESATHYVVLAYRFDLLEKVELQPGSHVETWWAPIDGPAAEHEGCPVHPNARAYFSALRGGYRA is encoded by the coding sequence TTGAGCGAAGGAGCTGGCGGGTATCTCAGCGAAGACGATTTCAGGCACGCGGTTGCGTCGGTGCCGCTGGTTTCGGTGGATCTGCTCGTGGTGCGCGATGGCCATCTGTTACTGGGACGGCGGCGGGATGAGCCGGCGCGCGATACCTGGTTCGTTCCGGGTGGCCGCATTCGGCGCGGGGAGGCGATTGCCGACGCGCTGCAGCGGGTCTGGTGGGCCGAGATCATCGGCGATATGCCGGCTGCTAGCCCGCAATTGGTCGGCGCTTACGAGCACTTTTACGATTGCGCCTTCGATGGGTCGGAGAGCGCGACCCATTATGTGGTGCTGGCGTACCGTTTCGATCTATTGGAGAAGGTCGAGCTGCAGCCGGGATCGCATGTGGAGACGTGGTGGGCGCCGATTGACGGGCCAGCTGCGGAGCATGAGGGTTGTCCGGTGCATCCGAACGCACGCGCCTATTTCAGCGCGTTGCGTGGTGGCTACCGGGCCTGA
- the gmd gene encoding GDP-mannose 4,6-dehydratase translates to MKRALITGVTGQDGAYLAEFLLHKGYEVHGIKRRASLFNTDRIDHLYQDPHEDKRRFILHYGDLTDATNLIRIIQTVQPDEIYNLGAQSHVAVSFESPEYTANSDALGTLRILEAVRILGLEKKTRVYQASTSELYGKVQEIPQKETTPFYPRSPYAVAKLYGYWITVNYRESYGMYACNGILFNHESPLRGETFVTRKITRAMARIFLGLQECLYLGNMDSLRDWGHARDYVEMQWLMLQQDEPEDFVIATGRQYSVRDFVNAAASELGMKLRWVGTGVDEVGYLESAGEGCVVAPGARIVAVDSRYFRPAEVETLLGDATKAREKLGWTPKITFEELVAEMVREDLNSARRDDLVRNAGYKSFDYHE, encoded by the coding sequence TTGAAACGGGCATTAATAACTGGTGTTACGGGGCAAGATGGCGCTTACCTGGCCGAGTTTCTCCTTCACAAAGGCTACGAGGTCCACGGGATTAAGCGCAGGGCCTCACTGTTCAATACGGATCGGATTGATCACCTTTATCAGGATCCACACGAGGACAAGCGTCGGTTCATCTTGCATTACGGCGATCTCACCGATGCAACGAATCTGATCCGCATCATCCAGACCGTGCAGCCGGACGAGATCTACAACCTCGGGGCGCAGAGCCATGTGGCAGTGTCCTTTGAGAGCCCGGAGTACACGGCGAACTCGGATGCGCTGGGGACGCTGCGCATCCTGGAGGCGGTGCGGATCCTCGGGTTGGAGAAGAAGACGCGGGTCTACCAGGCCTCGACGTCCGAACTCTACGGCAAGGTCCAGGAAATACCGCAGAAGGAGACGACGCCCTTCTATCCGCGCTCGCCCTATGCGGTGGCCAAACTGTATGGCTACTGGATCACGGTGAACTACCGCGAGTCCTATGGCATGTATGCCTGCAACGGGATTCTCTTCAATCACGAGTCGCCCTTGCGGGGCGAGACCTTCGTTACCCGCAAGATCACGCGCGCGATGGCGCGGATCTTCCTCGGGCTGCAGGAATGTCTCTACCTCGGGAACATGGATTCGCTGCGCGATTGGGGCCACGCTCGCGATTACGTAGAGATGCAGTGGCTGATGCTGCAGCAGGATGAGCCGGAGGACTTCGTTATCGCTACCGGCCGCCAGTATTCGGTGCGGGATTTCGTCAATGCGGCTGCGAGCGAACTCGGCATGAAGCTTCGCTGGGTAGGCACCGGGGTCGACGAAGTGGGGTATCTGGAGTCGGCGGGCGAGGGATGTGTGGTCGCCCCTGGGGCACGAATTGTGGCGGTTGACTCGCGATACTTCCGACCGGCGGAAGTGGAAACGCTGTTGGGTGATGCGACCAAGGCGCGCGAGAAGCTGGGTTGGACGCCGAAGATCACCTTCGAAGAGCTTGTCGCGGAAATGGTGCGTGAAGACCTGAACAGTGCTCGTAGGGATGATCTGGTCCGCAACGCCGGTTACAAGTCCTTCGACTACCACGAGTGA
- a CDS encoding DUF2283 domain-containing protein, which yields MKVQYFDDTDTLYIEFQERVIAETRDLDENTLLELDASGNVCAITFEHASRRTDVSHLQLEGIAA from the coding sequence ATGAAAGTGCAGTACTTCGACGATACGGACACGTTGTACATCGAGTTCCAGGAGCGAGTAATCGCAGAAACTCGCGATCTGGACGAGAACACGCTGCTGGAGCTGGATGCCAGCGGCAACGTCTGCGCCATCACTTTCGAGCACGCCAGCAGGCGCACGGATGTGAGCCATCTGCAACTCGAAGGTATCGCCGCGTGA
- the fcl gene encoding GDP-L-fucose synthase, whose translation MQQDSRVFVAGHRGLVGSAICRKLQAEGYSGVLTRSRSETDLTDPGEVRHFFAESQPEYVFLAAAKVGGIHANDSAPADFLRDNLQIQLNVIDAAYRAGVKKLVFLGSSCIYPKHAPQPMKEEHLLTGPLEPTNEWYAIAKIAGIKQCQAYRRQYGFNAISLMPTNLYGPGDNFDLQNSHVLPALIRKFHEAREAGEATVTVWGSGMPRREFLHVDDLADACLFLMQHYDGEDIVNIGWGEDLSIAELAAMVKEVVGFEGEIVYDSDKPDGTPRKLMDTSRLTGLGWRPSIGLREGLEQTYRWFLENREAIRA comes from the coding sequence ATGCAACAGGATTCGAGAGTTTTCGTTGCCGGCCACCGCGGTTTGGTGGGGTCGGCGATCTGCCGCAAGCTGCAGGCGGAGGGCTACTCGGGCGTGCTGACGCGGTCGCGCAGTGAGACCGACCTGACCGACCCGGGCGAGGTTCGGCACTTCTTCGCGGAGTCGCAGCCGGAGTACGTGTTCCTCGCAGCGGCCAAGGTCGGTGGGATCCACGCCAACGACAGTGCGCCTGCGGATTTTTTGCGCGACAACCTGCAGATCCAGCTCAATGTGATTGATGCCGCGTACCGGGCTGGGGTGAAGAAGCTGGTATTTCTGGGCTCCTCCTGCATCTACCCGAAGCACGCGCCGCAGCCGATGAAGGAAGAGCATTTGCTGACGGGGCCGCTGGAGCCGACCAACGAGTGGTACGCGATCGCCAAGATCGCCGGCATCAAGCAATGCCAAGCTTACCGTCGGCAGTACGGCTTCAATGCCATCAGCCTGATGCCCACGAATCTCTATGGGCCGGGCGATAACTTCGACCTGCAGAATTCCCATGTGCTGCCGGCGTTGATCCGGAAATTCCACGAGGCGCGGGAGGCCGGCGAAGCCACCGTGACGGTATGGGGTTCCGGCATGCCGCGGCGCGAGTTCCTGCACGTGGATGATCTGGCCGATGCCTGCTTGTTCCTGATGCAGCACTACGACGGCGAGGACATCGTCAATATCGGCTGGGGGGAGGATCTGAGCATCGCCGAGTTGGCCGCGATGGTGAAGGAAGTCGTCGGCTTTGAGGGCGAGATCGTCTATGACAGCGATAAGCCGGATGGCACGCCGCGCAAGCTGATGGATACCAGTCGCCTGACGGGGCTGGGCTGGCGGCCGAGCATCGGCTTGCGGGAAGGTCTGGAGCAGACCTACCGGTGGTTTCTGGAGAATCGCGAGGCGATCCGGGCGTAG
- a CDS encoding nucleotidyltransferase domain-containing protein has protein sequence MRLTAEQHRAIVDEVRSIFGPEATVRLFGSRVDDTLRGGDIDLHIEAFGTPEVVFDKELELNARLQRRLGDRRIDVVVHRKGANPRSIDEQAHEQGVVL, from the coding sequence ATGCGCCTTACCGCTGAACAACACCGCGCTATTGTCGACGAGGTCCGCAGCATCTTCGGCCCCGAGGCTACCGTGCGCCTGTTCGGTTCACGGGTTGACGACACGCTGCGGGGCGGGGATATCGATTTGCACATCGAGGCATTCGGGACGCCCGAGGTTGTGTTCGACAAGGAGCTTGAGCTGAACGCGCGGCTGCAGCGCCGATTGGGCGACAGGCGGATTGACGTCGTGGTGCACCGTAAGGGCGCCAACCCGCGTTCGATCGATGAGCAAGCACACGAACAGGGCGTGGTGTTGTGA
- a CDS encoding type II toxin-antitoxin system HicB family antitoxin has protein sequence MTMNLNYPVALEAADDGGFVVTFPDVPEAITQGEDEDEALLRAVDALETALEMYAGAGEALPVPSKADGGQRLVHPTTQVAIKLAVYQAMQEEGVRKAELARRLGWHMPQVDRLLDFRHAGKLAAAESALSALGRDIHVDVVKIPTAVTRQKRRSRSTQRDEAAV, from the coding sequence ATGACGATGAACCTCAATTACCCAGTAGCGCTCGAGGCCGCAGACGATGGCGGCTTCGTAGTGACCTTCCCGGACGTCCCTGAAGCAATCACGCAGGGTGAGGACGAAGATGAAGCCTTGCTGCGCGCGGTCGATGCGCTTGAGACCGCGCTTGAGATGTACGCGGGCGCCGGTGAGGCACTCCCGGTGCCCAGCAAGGCGGATGGTGGGCAGCGCCTGGTTCACCCGACCACGCAGGTCGCCATCAAGTTGGCCGTCTATCAGGCTATGCAGGAAGAGGGGGTACGCAAAGCCGAGCTGGCGCGGCGCCTGGGCTGGCATATGCCGCAGGTCGATCGGCTTCTGGATTTCCGGCACGCGGGCAAGCTGGCGGCGGCGGAGTCAGCGCTGTCGGCGCTTGGGCGAGACATTCACGTTGATGTCGTGAAGATTCCGACGGCTGTGACTCGACAGAAGCGGAGATCGCGGAGCACGCAGCGTGACGAAGCAGCGGTATAG
- a CDS encoding mannose-1-phosphate guanylyltransferase/mannose-6-phosphate isomerase: MIVPVLLAGGTGTRLWPLSRDGFPKQFHKLLGDVSLLQATAQRALQLPDAAPPLVICGDHHRFLVAEQLREIGIDNATIILEPEGRNTAPAATIAALHVSERYGPEAQVFLMSADHAVEDIASFCAAAATASTVAGEGCIVTFGIAPTRPETGYGYLKRGTALPQGGFQLDAFVEKPDRATAERYCSDDSYSWNGGLFLFPAATFLQEAERLENEMLQHCREALNNATKDLDFIRLEPGAFCAARSDSIDYAIMEKTQAAALVPIDAGWDDVGSWTFMQKLPADEHGNVTHGDVLLEDSSNNLVHAESRLVAAVGMQDHIVVETSDAVLVAPANRAQDVKKLVKRLQLMERYETELHARVLRPWGSYETIAEGPRFQVKRIVVKPGAKLSLQMHHHRAEHWIVVCGTARVTRDEDTFLLTENESTYIPLGTRHRLDNPGHVPLELIEVQSGSYLGEDDIVRFEDVYGRTQEQENAL; encoded by the coding sequence ATGATCGTCCCCGTCCTGCTCGCCGGCGGCACCGGCACCCGCCTCTGGCCGCTGTCCCGCGACGGCTTCCCGAAGCAGTTCCACAAGCTCCTCGGCGATGTCTCGCTGCTGCAGGCCACCGCCCAGCGCGCGCTTCAGCTGCCCGACGCAGCGCCGCCGCTGGTCATCTGCGGCGACCATCACCGCTTCCTCGTTGCCGAGCAGCTGCGCGAGATCGGCATCGACAACGCCACCATCATCCTGGAGCCGGAAGGCCGCAACACCGCCCCGGCCGCGACCATCGCCGCCCTGCACGTCAGCGAGCGCTACGGCCCCGAGGCCCAGGTCTTCCTGATGAGCGCGGACCACGCCGTCGAGGACATCGCCAGCTTCTGCGCCGCCGCCGCAACCGCCAGCACTGTTGCGGGTGAAGGGTGCATCGTCACCTTCGGCATCGCCCCCACGCGCCCCGAAACCGGCTACGGCTATCTCAAGCGCGGCACCGCCCTGCCCCAGGGCGGCTTCCAGCTGGACGCCTTCGTCGAAAAGCCGGACCGCGCCACCGCCGAGCGCTACTGCAGCGACGACAGCTACTCCTGGAACGGCGGCCTCTTCCTCTTCCCGGCCGCCACCTTCCTGCAGGAAGCCGAGCGACTGGAAAACGAGATGCTCCAGCACTGCCGCGAAGCACTGAACAACGCCACCAAGGACCTCGACTTCATCCGCCTGGAACCCGGCGCCTTCTGCGCCGCCCGCTCGGATTCCATCGACTACGCCATCATGGAGAAGACCCAGGCCGCGGCCCTGGTCCCGATAGACGCCGGCTGGGACGACGTCGGCTCCTGGACCTTCATGCAAAAGCTCCCCGCCGATGAGCACGGCAATGTCACCCATGGCGACGTCCTGCTGGAAGACAGCAGCAACAACCTGGTGCACGCCGAATCCCGCCTCGTCGCCGCCGTCGGCATGCAGGACCATATCGTCGTCGAGACCTCCGACGCCGTGCTGGTCGCCCCCGCCAACCGTGCCCAGGACGTCAAGAAGCTCGTGAAGCGCCTACAGCTGATGGAGCGCTATGAGACAGAATTGCACGCCCGCGTTCTGCGCCCCTGGGGCAGCTACGAGACCATCGCCGAAGGCCCTCGCTTCCAGGTCAAGCGCATCGTCGTCAAGCCGGGCGCCAAGCTCAGCCTGCAGATGCACCACCACCGCGCCGAGCACTGGATCGTCGTCTGCGGCACCGCCCGCGTCACGCGCGACGAGGACACCTTCCTGCTCACCGAGAACGAAAGCACCTACATCCCCCTCGGCACCCGCCACCGCCTGGACAACCCCGGCCATGTGCCGCTGGAGCTGATCGAAGTCCAGTCCGGCAGCTACCTCGGCGAGGACGACATCGTGCGCTTCGAGGATGTCTACGGACGGACGCAGGAGCAGGAGAATGCCTTGTAA
- a CDS encoding phosphohexomutase domain-containing protein: MTTSPRLSCFKAYDIRGRVPDELNPTIAYRLGLAYAERFAPQRVALGCDIRHSSRSLLEALALGLNHGGSAVVDIGYCGTEEVYFAAQQAGYDGGIMITASHNPADYNGMKLVRENAIPISGDTGLRDLEAAVAASTAEPQGTPEIERVDMRPDYVAFLRGYVANRRIDPLRVVVNAGNGTAGLLIEALKPHLPIEFIGIHTEPDPDFPNGIPNPLEPQNRQTTSDAVIAHGADFGVAWDGDFDRCFLFDEQGRFIEGYYIVGLLAEALLRETPGATIIHDPRLTWNTIAMVERAGGRAVQSKTGHAFIKERMRAEDALYGGEMSAHHYFRAFAYCDNGTLPWMLIAALISETGKPLSALVDERMALFPASGEINRRVADIGTTIAAIEQHYAPAAQKIERVDGLSIEYPEWRFNLRASNTEPLIRLNVEARGDTELMQRKTEELLAMIDTTSGVTA; this comes from the coding sequence ATGACGACCAGCCCCCGCCTGAGCTGCTTCAAGGCCTACGACATCCGTGGCCGCGTGCCGGATGAGCTGAACCCAACCATCGCCTACCGCCTGGGCCTGGCCTATGCCGAGCGCTTCGCGCCCCAGCGTGTCGCGCTAGGCTGCGACATTCGGCATTCCAGCCGCAGCCTGCTGGAGGCGCTGGCGCTGGGGCTGAATCACGGCGGCAGCGCGGTGGTAGACATCGGCTACTGCGGCACCGAGGAGGTCTACTTCGCGGCGCAGCAAGCCGGCTATGACGGCGGCATCATGATCACCGCCAGCCACAACCCCGCCGACTACAACGGCATGAAGCTGGTCCGGGAGAACGCCATCCCCATCTCCGGCGACACAGGCCTGCGTGACCTGGAAGCGGCCGTCGCCGCATCCACTGCAGAGCCCCAGGGCACCCCGGAGATCGAACGGGTGGACATGCGCCCTGACTATGTCGCCTTCCTGCGCGGCTACGTCGCCAACCGCCGCATCGACCCGCTACGCGTCGTCGTCAATGCCGGCAACGGCACGGCCGGCCTGCTCATCGAAGCGCTGAAGCCGCACCTGCCCATCGAATTCATCGGCATCCACACCGAGCCGGACCCGGACTTCCCCAACGGCATCCCCAACCCGCTGGAGCCGCAGAACCGACAGACCACCAGCGACGCGGTGATCGCTCACGGCGCCGATTTCGGCGTCGCCTGGGACGGCGACTTCGACCGCTGCTTCCTCTTCGACGAGCAAGGCCGCTTCATCGAGGGCTACTACATCGTCGGGCTGCTCGCCGAGGCCCTGCTGCGCGAAACCCCCGGCGCCACCATCATTCACGACCCGCGCCTGACCTGGAACACCATCGCCATGGTCGAGCGCGCCGGCGGCCGTGCCGTGCAGTCCAAGACGGGCCACGCCTTCATCAAGGAGCGCATGCGCGCCGAGGACGCGCTCTACGGCGGCGAAATGAGCGCGCACCACTATTTCCGCGCCTTCGCCTACTGCGACAACGGCACCCTGCCCTGGATGCTGATCGCCGCGCTGATCTCGGAGACCGGCAAGCCGCTGTCAGCGCTGGTCGACGAGCGCATGGCGCTGTTCCCGGCCAGCGGCGAGATCAACCGCCGCGTGGCCGACATTGGCACGACCATTGCTGCCATCGAGCAGCACTACGCCCCGGCAGCCCAGAAGATCGAGCGCGTCGACGGCCTCAGCATCGAATACCCGGAATGGCGCTTCAATCTGCGCGCCTCCAACACCGAGCCACTGATCCGGCTCAACGTCGAAGCGCGTGGCGACACCGAACTCATGCAGCGCAAGACCGAGGAACTGCTCGCCATGATCGACACGACATCAGGAGTCACCGCATGA
- a CDS encoding type II toxin-antitoxin system Phd/YefM family antitoxin — protein sequence MNAMEKTSVTLAEAKARLSELTARAAAGEDVVITKRGRPVGRLTRFTPAKQAVDITRLQELTAELPKPSAADGDAVSLLREDARY from the coding sequence ATGAATGCTATGGAAAAGACCTCCGTTACATTGGCAGAAGCCAAGGCCCGCCTCAGCGAATTGACCGCGCGCGCAGCCGCTGGCGAGGACGTTGTCATCACCAAGCGTGGCCGCCCTGTCGGCCGATTGACTCGTTTCACGCCGGCCAAGCAAGCGGTGGATATCACGCGCCTGCAAGAGCTGACTGCGGAACTGCCGAAGCCGTCCGCGGCGGATGGCGATGCCGTAAGCCTCTTGCGGGAAGACGCGCGCTACTGA